The following proteins come from a genomic window of Nitrospira sp.:
- a CDS encoding Cytochrome c heme lyase subunit CcmF, which produces MIPEIGHFALILALCVAVVQGILPIYGAAVGNSALMAVAKPAARGQFLLVLTAFCCLGYAFAAKDFSVLYVAATSNSQLPLHYRLAAIWGAHEGSLLLWTFILTVWMFAVTLFSAHLPEATRSRILGVMGLVSVGFLLFMLTVSNPFERLIPAALDGRDLNPLLQDPGMVIHPPMLYMGYVGFSVAFAFAIAALLGGNLDAAWARWSRPWTTVAWCFLTVGIAMGSGWAYYELGWGGWWFWDPVENASFMPWLAGTALIHSLAVTDKRGGFKVWTVLLAIMAFSLSLLGTFLVRSGVLTSVHAFATDPKRGLFILAFLAVVIGGSLALYAWRAPRVGLGGGFAMISREGMLLANNVLLVAAMGSVLLGTLYPLFLDALDLGKISVGPPYFDSVFVPLMAPAIFLMGIGPLAQWKKASLPDLTKRLQWAFGVSLVTALALPVVMGNWTPLLSLGLLLAIWIVTTAIVTLRERLTHVSGNSLVSRLAAVPRSYWGMLVAHCGIAIFIVGVTMVKGFETEKDVRMNVGETATIGDYTFRFDGAQDVVGPNYTAARGTFSVSRNGRETTVLYPEKRRYTVQNQVMTEAAIDPGLLRDLYVSLGEPLNDGAWSVRLYHKPFVDWIWGGCFIMALGGVLAVSDRRYRIAWRRQEPAVPASTRTARRKVA; this is translated from the coding sequence ATGATTCCGGAGATCGGTCATTTTGCGTTGATTCTTGCACTGTGCGTCGCCGTGGTGCAGGGCATTCTCCCTATCTACGGTGCTGCCGTCGGGAACTCGGCGCTGATGGCCGTTGCCAAGCCCGCGGCGCGAGGGCAATTTCTCTTAGTCCTCACGGCGTTTTGTTGCCTTGGCTATGCGTTTGCCGCGAAAGATTTCTCTGTGCTGTATGTCGCCGCCACGTCGAATTCCCAGCTCCCTTTGCATTATCGACTGGCCGCGATTTGGGGCGCGCACGAAGGGTCGCTGCTCTTATGGACCTTTATTCTGACCGTGTGGATGTTCGCGGTGACGCTTTTTTCCGCTCACCTCCCCGAAGCCACCCGCTCTCGTATTCTCGGAGTGATGGGGCTTGTGAGTGTCGGATTTCTTCTGTTCATGCTGACCGTGTCGAATCCGTTCGAACGGCTGATTCCTGCCGCTCTTGACGGGCGCGATCTCAATCCGCTCTTGCAAGACCCAGGTATGGTGATCCATCCGCCGATGCTTTATATGGGCTATGTCGGATTTTCGGTTGCCTTCGCGTTCGCGATCGCCGCATTGCTGGGAGGGAATCTTGATGCCGCGTGGGCCCGCTGGTCTCGCCCATGGACGACCGTCGCCTGGTGCTTTTTGACCGTCGGCATTGCAATGGGAAGCGGCTGGGCCTATTACGAATTAGGATGGGGTGGATGGTGGTTTTGGGACCCGGTCGAGAATGCCTCATTCATGCCATGGTTGGCCGGAACGGCGTTGATTCATTCACTGGCCGTGACCGACAAACGGGGAGGGTTCAAAGTGTGGACCGTCCTGCTTGCCATCATGGCGTTCTCGTTGAGTCTCCTTGGGACATTTCTTGTCCGTTCCGGTGTGTTGACCTCCGTGCATGCCTTTGCCACCGATCCAAAACGTGGTCTGTTCATTCTGGCCTTCTTGGCCGTCGTCATCGGAGGGTCGCTTGCCTTGTATGCCTGGCGGGCGCCACGAGTGGGACTCGGCGGCGGATTTGCGATGATCTCGCGCGAAGGGATGTTGCTGGCGAACAACGTGTTACTGGTTGCCGCGATGGGCTCAGTGTTGCTGGGCACATTGTACCCATTGTTTTTGGATGCGTTGGATCTCGGGAAAATTTCTGTCGGGCCTCCGTATTTTGATTCCGTCTTTGTCCCGTTAATGGCGCCGGCGATCTTTTTAATGGGAATCGGTCCATTGGCCCAATGGAAGAAAGCGAGTTTGCCCGATTTGACGAAACGATTACAGTGGGCGTTCGGAGTCAGTCTTGTCACGGCCCTGGCCTTACCGGTCGTCATGGGGAATTGGACGCCGCTGTTGAGCCTGGGGCTGCTCCTGGCAATTTGGATCGTGACGACCGCGATTGTGACATTGCGTGAACGGTTGACTCATGTCAGCGGGAACAGCCTTGTGAGTCGACTGGCGGCGGTACCCAGATCTTACTGGGGAATGCTCGTGGCGCACTGCGGTATTGCGATCTTTATCGTCGGGGTGACGATGGTGAAGGGCTTTGAAACTGAAAAAGATGTGCGGATGAACGTGGGGGAAACGGCGACCATCGGCGACTATACGTTCCGATTCGACGGTGCGCAGGATGTCGTTGGGCCGAATTATACGGCTGCCCGTGGGACCTTCTCCGTGAGTCGTAACGGTCGCGAAACGACGGTGTTGTATCCTGAAAAGCGGCGCTATACCGTTCAGAATCAGGTCATGACGGAAGCCGCGATCGATCCCGGGTTGTTACGCGATCTCTATGTGTCGTTGGGGGAACCGTTGAACGATGGCGCGTGGAGTGTACGGCTCTATCACAAGCCGTTTGTAGACTGGATTTGGGGTGGGTGTTTCATCATGGCGCTGGGCGGCGTACTGGCTGTCAGCGATCGCCGGTATCGAATTGCATGGCGTCGGCAAGAGCCGGCCGTACCCGCGTCGACACGAACCGCTAGGCGAAAAGTGGCATGA
- a CDS encoding Cytochrome c-type biogenesis protein CcmE, heme chaperone — protein MKPRHKRFAFIGLGLLVLGVATVLILNAFQSNLVFFFTPTQVVSGEVPQGRSFRIGGMVEDGSLVRENDGLTVRFIVTDTAKRVPVTYKGILPDLFKEGKGAVAQGKLNADGTFVASEVLAKHDENYMPPEAAEALAKAKASGAQQSKSLVVPQGRQGREGSL, from the coding sequence ATGAAACCACGGCATAAACGCTTTGCCTTTATCGGCTTGGGATTGCTCGTCTTGGGTGTGGCGACGGTGCTGATCCTGAACGCCTTTCAGAGCAATCTCGTGTTCTTCTTTACCCCCACTCAAGTGGTGAGCGGTGAGGTGCCGCAAGGACGCAGTTTCCGGATCGGCGGGATGGTTGAGGATGGGAGTCTCGTCCGCGAGAACGACGGCCTGACGGTCCGTTTCATCGTCACTGATACGGCGAAGCGCGTGCCGGTGACCTATAAGGGGATTCTGCCGGACCTCTTTAAGGAAGGGAAGGGTGCCGTGGCACAAGGAAAACTCAACGCCGACGGCACGTTTGTCGCCAGCGAAGTCTTGGCCAAACATGATGAAAATTACATGCCGCCTGAAGCGGCCGAGGCATTGGCAAAAGCCAAGGCGTCCGGTGCTCAGCAAAGTAAATCTCTCGTTGTCCCTCAAGGTAGGCAAGGTAGGGAAGGCTCGCTATGA
- a CDS encoding Cytochrome c-type biogenesis protein CcmD, interacts with CcmCE, with protein sequence MQWGSASEFFAMGGYGLYVWTSFAATALCMVWEVLALWRRRAAARAEQRVALLGGTDETTA encoded by the coding sequence ATGCAGTGGGGAAGCGCATCGGAATTCTTTGCGATGGGAGGGTATGGGCTTTATGTATGGACCTCATTTGCGGCCACGGCGTTGTGCATGGTATGGGAAGTGTTGGCCTTGTGGCGTCGACGGGCTGCGGCGCGCGCCGAACAGCGCGTCGCGTTGTTAGGAGGCACCGATGAAACCACGGCATAA
- a CDS encoding Cytochrome c-type biogenesis protein CcmC, putative heme lyase for CcmE — protein MSTGINWLKYSSPQAFYPLAGRLIPWFACAAVVLMGVGLYIGFFVAPTDFQQGEAYRIIFVHVPAAWMSMFLYVVMAVWAGIGMGLNARLSFMMAQAIAPTGAMFTFLALLTGAMWGKPTWGAWWVWDARLTSELILLFQYAGVMLLRTSIDDVRRADRASAVFALVGVVNVPIIYFSVQWWNTLHQGASVSMATGSKMASTMLTAMLLMTVAFWLYSIAVILARVRCVMIERESLPVWNDEKPAVIQEAVEAR, from the coding sequence ATGAGCACGGGCATCAACTGGCTGAAGTATTCGTCTCCCCAAGCCTTTTATCCTCTCGCGGGACGCCTCATTCCATGGTTCGCTTGTGCAGCGGTCGTGCTCATGGGGGTGGGACTCTATATAGGGTTCTTCGTCGCCCCGACCGACTTTCAGCAGGGTGAAGCCTACCGAATTATCTTCGTCCATGTTCCGGCGGCCTGGATGTCGATGTTCCTCTATGTCGTCATGGCCGTGTGGGCCGGCATCGGGATGGGGCTCAATGCGCGCCTTTCCTTCATGATGGCGCAAGCGATTGCTCCCACCGGAGCGATGTTCACGTTCTTGGCATTGTTGACAGGAGCGATGTGGGGGAAGCCCACATGGGGAGCCTGGTGGGTCTGGGATGCGAGATTGACATCGGAACTCATCTTATTGTTTCAGTACGCCGGCGTCATGCTGTTGCGGACTTCGATCGATGATGTGCGCCGCGCGGACCGGGCGAGTGCCGTGTTTGCTCTCGTTGGGGTGGTCAACGTCCCGATTATCTATTTTTCCGTGCAGTGGTGGAATACCTTGCATCAGGGCGCGTCGGTCAGCATGGCGACCGGCTCGAAAATGGCATCGACCATGCTCACCGCCATGTTGCTGATGACGGTGGCTTTCTGGCTCTACAGCATTGCGGTCATCCTCGCCAGAGTACGCTGTGTCATGATTGAACGGGAATCGTTGCCGGTATGGAATGATGAGAAGCCGGCCGTCATTCAGGAAGCAGTGGAGGCTCGCTGA
- a CDS encoding ABC transporter involved in cytochrome c biogenesis, CcmB subunit, with amino-acid sequence MSDSSMWEAVSGIIRRDLLLAMRRRSDAAMSVFFLVIVVSLFPLGVGPEPAVLRTIGPGVLWVAALLACLLSLSRVFTADYLDGALEQMALIPQPLALLVVGKVLAHWMISGFPVVLLSPLLGLQFGLSGESLGVLVMSLLLGTPTLSMIGAIGAALVLGVRGSGLLVALLVLPLYVPVLIFGAGAVTSSMAGIGGEANLSLLGACLVLSLFLAPWATAAALRIALE; translated from the coding sequence ATGAGCGACTCCAGCATGTGGGAAGCCGTCAGCGGAATCATCCGGCGTGATCTGTTGCTGGCAATGCGGCGCCGTTCAGATGCCGCGATGTCGGTCTTCTTTCTGGTGATCGTGGTCAGTCTCTTCCCTCTCGGTGTAGGACCGGAGCCGGCGGTGCTACGAACCATCGGACCCGGCGTGTTGTGGGTCGCGGCTCTCTTGGCCTGTTTGCTGTCCCTGAGCCGAGTGTTTACCGCGGACTATCTGGACGGTGCCCTTGAGCAGATGGCCTTGATTCCTCAACCCCTTGCCTTGTTGGTAGTGGGGAAAGTTCTCGCCCATTGGATGATCTCCGGATTTCCCGTCGTGCTGCTCTCGCCGCTGCTCGGCCTCCAATTCGGTTTAAGCGGGGAATCATTGGGAGTGCTGGTCATGTCGCTCTTGCTTGGGACGCCGACGTTGAGTATGATTGGTGCGATCGGCGCCGCTTTAGTACTTGGCGTGCGCGGGAGTGGTCTACTGGTCGCCCTCCTGGTGCTTCCACTTTACGTTCCAGTATTGATATTTGGAGCCGGCGCCGTCACCAGCAGTATGGCCGGGATCGGCGGTGAAGCAAATCTGTCGCTACTCGGGGCTTGTCTGGTACTCTCTCTCTTTCTGGCACCTTGGGCTACCGCGGCAGCGTTGCGAATCGCGTTGGAGTGA
- a CDS encoding ABC transporter involved in cytochrome c biogenesis, ATPase component CcmA — MLEAVSLHCSRGERRLFTDLNVKVERGSLLAVVGENGSGKTSLLRIFSSLLSPDQGSVLWEGQDIQQLKELYSGQLTYIGHLNGIKDDLTPLENLMSAMSLAGESCSNNGAKEALEGIGLKRPIHHLPSKVLSQGQKRRVALARLWLSTRPLWLLDEPFTSLDTAAISVVTQRLLMHLQRGGLAVVVTHQEVALPTEVVQRLRLMG, encoded by the coding sequence ATGTTGGAAGCTGTTTCGTTGCATTGTAGTCGCGGTGAACGACGATTGTTCACCGACCTCAATGTGAAGGTCGAGCGGGGGTCGCTGCTGGCTGTGGTGGGTGAAAACGGCAGCGGAAAGACTAGTCTGCTCCGTATCTTTTCCAGTTTGTTGTCCCCTGACCAGGGTTCGGTTCTGTGGGAGGGACAAGATATCCAGCAACTCAAGGAGCTCTATTCGGGTCAACTGACGTATATCGGGCATCTCAATGGGATTAAGGACGATCTCACGCCGCTGGAAAATCTGATGAGCGCGATGTCGCTTGCCGGAGAATCCTGCTCCAATAATGGGGCAAAGGAGGCTTTGGAGGGGATCGGGCTGAAGCGGCCCATTCATCATTTGCCGTCCAAGGTGCTCTCGCAAGGACAAAAGCGCCGAGTTGCCCTGGCAAGGCTGTGGCTCTCCACTCGTCCTTTATGGTTGCTCGATGAGCCGTTTACCTCGCTCGACACGGCTGCGATCAGTGTCGTGACGCAGCGGTTGCTTATGCATCTGCAGCGCGGGGGGCTGGCAGTTGTTGTGACCCATCAGGAAGTTGCGCTTCCCACGGAAGTTGTCCAACGTCTAAGGCTGATGGGATGA
- a CDS encoding dicarboxylate/amino acid:cation symporter → MGRDCSGSLDPSLTVDSPSPFHLETVRGNAAYYLIRIRFGSWVRPGELIRGGRDALVMAFSTSSSTATMPVTYAVLKDRVGLREQSAGMGALVGANFNNDGTALYEAMAALFIAQMIGMDLSGQQQVMVVLTSIIASVGAAGIPEAGLVTMTMVFTAVGLPVQYIPVLLTVDWFLDRCRTAINVMGDMNISCLLDGKQKGET, encoded by the coding sequence GTGGGTAGAGACTGTTCCGGAAGTCTTGATCCCTCTCTCACGGTTGACTCACCTAGTCCTTTCCATCTAGAGACAGTCCGCGGAAACGCGGCGTACTACCTCATCCGCATCCGCTTTGGTTCCTGGGTACGTCCCGGTGAGTTGATTCGCGGCGGACGCGATGCACTGGTCATGGCCTTTTCGACGTCCAGCTCGACGGCGACCATGCCTGTGACGTATGCCGTGCTCAAAGATCGGGTGGGATTGCGCGAACAGTCCGCCGGCATGGGAGCGCTGGTCGGCGCGAATTTCAACAACGACGGTACTGCGCTCTACGAGGCGATGGCGGCCTTATTTATTGCTCAGATGATCGGGATGGATCTGTCCGGTCAGCAGCAAGTGATGGTGGTGCTCACGAGCATCATCGCGTCCGTCGGCGCCGCCGGCATTCCTGAAGCGGGATTGGTGACGATGACCATGGTCTTTACGGCAGTCGGCTTGCCCGTGCAATACATCCCCGTCTTGCTGACTGTGGATTGGTTCCTCGATCGCTGCCGCACCGCGATCAACGTCATGGGTGATATGAACATCAGTTGTTTGTTGGATGGGAAGCAGAAAGGAGAGACCTAA
- a CDS encoding Mobile element protein yields the protein MAEWPAPYVIADKGYDSHAIVEAIERSGAKAVIPPRSCVKELRETAFARYAERYRIECFFNKLKHYRAVATRYAKRVRNFASLIYLVASVLWMK from the coding sequence TTGGCAGAATGGCCTGCGCCATATGTGATAGCCGACAAGGGGTACGACAGTCACGCGATCGTGGAGGCGATTGAACGTTCCGGTGCAAAAGCCGTGATTCCGCCGCGCTCCTGCGTCAAAGAGCTGCGCGAGACGGCTTTCGCCCGGTATGCTGAACGCTATCGCATCGAGTGCTTCTTTAACAAGCTCAAGCACTATCGCGCGGTCGCCACCCGGTACGCCAAACGGGTCCGCAACTTCGCGAGTCTCATCTATCTTGTTGCGTCCGTGCTCTGGATGAAATGA